In Campylobacter sp. MIT 12-8780, the DNA window ATACGGCAGGACGTTTAGCCATAGATGAAGCCTTGATGAAAGAGCTAAAAGATATTAAAGCAGCTTTAAATCCTGATGAGATTTTTTATGTGGCTGATGCTATGAGTGGGCAAGATGGGGTTAAAACGGCGATGAGCTTTAATGAAGCTTTAAGCTTAAGCGGTGTGATCTTATCTAAATTTGATGCAGATACTAAGGGTGGGGTTGCTTTGGGTATTGCACATCAAAGCGGAGTGCCTTTAAGATTTGTTGGTGTTGGCGAAAAAGTAGCTGATTTAGAGCTTTTTATCCCTGATCGTATAGTTGGACGTATCATGGGAGAGGGCGATTTAGCAAGCTTGGCTGAAAAAACAGCGGCTGTGATCGATGAAAAAGAAGCAAAAAAGCTCAATCAAAAGATCAAAAAAGGCGAGTTTAATTTTAATGATTTCTTAGAACAGCTTCAAAGTATCAATAAACTCGGCAGTATGAAGTCTTTACTTGGCATGATACCGGGTATGAGTTCTATGGCAAATGCTGTAAAAGACCTTGATCTTGAAAACTCAAGCCAAATGCTTCATATGAAGGCTATGATTAGCTCAATGACTCCAAAAGAAAGGCAAAATCCTAGCTTGCTTAATAATGCTAGAAAACGTAGGATAGCTGCTGGAGCAGGGCTTTCTCAAATGGAAGTAAATCGCTATATCAAGCAGTTTGAAAATGCTGCAAAAATGGCAAAAAAATTCTCAGGCAAAGGCGGTATGCAAAATTTAATGCAGATGATGAATCAAAGCAGAGCTAAATTTTAAGCTTTATTTATAGGCACCTTGGTGCTTATGAGTAAATTTTAAATTTTTTAAGGAGAACAAACAATGACAGTGATTAGACTTACAAGAATGGGACGTAAAAAAAGACCATTTTATCGTATAGTAGTAACTGACAGCCGCAAACGTCGTGATGGTAGCTGGATAGAAAGTATAGGGTATTATAATCCTATGGTAGAACCAGAAGTGATTAAATTTGATGCTGAACGTTTAGCGTATTGGAAAAGCGTTGGTGCAAAGCTTAGCGATAAAGTGGCTTCTATTACAAGCAAATAATCATGGTTGAAGATTTTTTAAGAGAATACGCAAAGCTCATCGCTGATTATCCAGAAAAGATCAGCACCCAGCGTTTAAATTTAGATGAAAACTTTGCTGAGATCATTATCTATGCGGATAAAGTTGATACAGGCAAACTGATCGGCAAAAATGGTAAGATGATTAATGCGATTAAAACCGTGATTTCAGCGTGCAAAAGCAAGGATTTGACAAGCTATAAAGTCAGCGTAAAAAGCCTTGATGAATGATTTATGGATAATAAAGTTCTTGTAGCAAAACTCGGTAGAAGCGTTGGGCTTAAGGGCTTTGTAAAGCTTCATAATCTCAGCGATTTTATACAGCAGTTTAAAAAAGGGGCAAGCTTTTTGGATAGAAAAAACAAAAAGCTCGTCATTAAAGAATTTGATCAGCAAAACCAGCTTGTCCTCTTTGAAGGCTTTGAAAGTCTTGAGCTTGCTAAATCCCTCACAAACGAGCTTTTATATCAAAGCCTTACACATACCCGTCAAACTTGCAAGCTTGAGAAAGATGAGTATTTTTATTTTGACATTATTGCTTGTATGGTATTTGAAGAGGAGTTAAAACTCGGTGAAGTTGTAGATATACTTGAAACTTCAGCTTCATATCTTTTTTTAATTAAAACTGATGAAGAGCTTGTCAAGCAAGGCTTTGCAAAAGAATTTTATGTGCCTTATGCAGATAAATATATCCAAAAAGTTGAGCTTGAAAATAAGATGATCTTTACTCACAACGCTTTTGAGTTATTAAAAAGCTTATGAAATTTAGTTTTATCACCCTTTTTCCAGAGCTTATACAGCCTTACTTTAAGGACTCTATACTTGCAAGAGCCGAGCAAAAGGAGCTTTTGGAGTTTGAGTTTTATAATCCAAGGGATTTTAGCACCGATAAGCATAAAAAGGTAGATGGTTATAAAATCGGCGGAGGAGCAGGGCTTTTGCTTCAAACCCAGCCCTTGTTTGACTGCCTTTATAGTATGCAAGAAAAGGACTTTAATACGCATTTTATATTTTTAAATCCTTGCGGAAAAGTTTTTAAGCAAAAAGACGCTAGACGTTTGGCTCATAAAAAACATATTTGTTTTGTGTGTGGGCGTTATGAGGGCATTGATGAAAGAGTAAGTGAAGAATTTGCAAATGAAATTTTTAGTATAGGTGATTTTGTGCTTACGGGTGGAGAGCTTGGTGCTTTAGTGCTTTGTGATGCCATAAGTCGCAATATAAAAGGTGTGCTTGGCAATAGCTTAAGCCTTGATGAAGAAAGCTTTGAAAATGATTTACTTGAAGCCCCTTCTTTTAGCAAGCCTTTCATTTTTGAAAAAAATAATAAAAAATTTCTCACTCCTTCAGCCTTTTTAAAGGGAAATCACGCTAAAATTGCAAGCTTAAAAGAAAAACTAGCGTTGTGTAAAACAAGCTTTTTCAATCCAAGCTTATACCAAAAACGCAAGATTAAGGACAAATGATGAAAAATAAATACATACAGCAGTTTGAAGATGCTCAAATCAAAGAAAAAAAAGTCCCAGACTTCCGTGCAGGCGATACGCTCAAGCTTGCTATTCGCATCAAAGAAGGCGATAAGTCAAGAATTCAAAACTTTGAAGGACTTTGCATAGCTCGTAGGGGCAATGGCACAGGTGAAACCTTTATCGTTCGTAAAATGGGTGCAAATAATATAGGCGTTGAAAGAATTTTTCCTATTTATAGTGAAAGCTTAGAGAGCATAAGCGTGCTTAGAAGAGGACGCGTTCGCCGTGCAAGACTTTTCTATCTTAGAGATAGACGCGGTAAAGCTGCTCGTATCAAAGAGCTTAAAAAATAATTTTTTAAAGGCTTACTCACAGCAAAAAGCTTCCTTGCTGTGAGTTTAAATTTCTTCTTTTTTCTTACTTGATTTTATCACTTGCTTTGCTTTAAAAAATAAGAAGTTTATTGTTTTAAAACTAATCTTGCTATATCATTATAAGTTGCAAAAATCATCACACTTAAAAGTAAGGCTAAGCCACCATAACTAAGATACTCAAAGGCTTTAGTTGGAACCTTTCTTCTAAAAATAAGCTCGTATATATTAAATACTATATGTCCGCCATCAAGCATAGGTATAGGCAAGAGATTAAGTATGCCAAGATTAATGGAGATAAGAGCTGTGATGAGAAAAAGGCTTACAAGGCTGTGTTGTGAGGCTTTGGAAGTAAAATCAACCATAGTA includes these proteins:
- the ffh gene encoding signal recognition particle protein, whose protein sequence is MFEIISDSFKTAVSKLRFVDDEKALKNALESLKKSLLKADVHHKVVKELLLLIENDLKTHGIGQNQFLKAIKSNLEKILSLTGKKQGFVFAPNPPTIVLMTGLQGGGKTTSTAKLAHYLKLRHKKVLIAACDLQRLAAVEQLKQLCEANDFDLFYIEDESNALKVAQQALKKAQSANYDVLLVDTAGRLAIDEALMKELKDIKAALNPDEIFYVADAMSGQDGVKTAMSFNEALSLSGVILSKFDADTKGGVALGIAHQSGVPLRFVGVGEKVADLELFIPDRIVGRIMGEGDLASLAEKTAAVIDEKEAKKLNQKIKKGEFNFNDFLEQLQSINKLGSMKSLLGMIPGMSSMANAVKDLDLENSSQMLHMKAMISSMTPKERQNPSLLNNARKRRIAAGAGLSQMEVNRYIKQFENAAKMAKKFSGKGGMQNLMQMMNQSRAKF
- the rpsP gene encoding 30S ribosomal protein S16; this encodes MTVIRLTRMGRKKRPFYRIVVTDSRKRRDGSWIESIGYYNPMVEPEVIKFDAERLAYWKSVGAKLSDKVASITSK
- a CDS encoding KH domain-containing protein, which encodes MVEDFLREYAKLIADYPEKISTQRLNLDENFAEIIIYADKVDTGKLIGKNGKMINAIKTVISACKSKDLTSYKVSVKSLDE
- the rimM gene encoding ribosome maturation factor RimM (Essential for efficient processing of 16S rRNA); the encoded protein is MDNKVLVAKLGRSVGLKGFVKLHNLSDFIQQFKKGASFLDRKNKKLVIKEFDQQNQLVLFEGFESLELAKSLTNELLYQSLTHTRQTCKLEKDEYFYFDIIACMVFEEELKLGEVVDILETSASYLFLIKTDEELVKQGFAKEFYVPYADKYIQKVELENKMIFTHNAFELLKSL
- the trmD gene encoding tRNA (guanosine(37)-N1)-methyltransferase TrmD encodes the protein MKFSFITLFPELIQPYFKDSILARAEQKELLEFEFYNPRDFSTDKHKKVDGYKIGGGAGLLLQTQPLFDCLYSMQEKDFNTHFIFLNPCGKVFKQKDARRLAHKKHICFVCGRYEGIDERVSEEFANEIFSIGDFVLTGGELGALVLCDAISRNIKGVLGNSLSLDEESFENDLLEAPSFSKPFIFEKNNKKFLTPSAFLKGNHAKIASLKEKLALCKTSFFNPSLYQKRKIKDK
- the rplS gene encoding 50S ribosomal protein L19 — encoded protein: MKNKYIQQFEDAQIKEKKVPDFRAGDTLKLAIRIKEGDKSRIQNFEGLCIARRGNGTGETFIVRKMGANNIGVERIFPIYSESLESISVLRRGRVRRARLFYLRDRRGKAARIKELKK